The Salvelinus namaycush isolate Seneca chromosome 38, SaNama_1.0, whole genome shotgun sequence genome includes a window with the following:
- the LOC120031794 gene encoding suppressor APC domain-containing protein 1-like, whose protein sequence is MACPQCPAPGSYTSVIIPLRSSIYSLDALRFYLWIKRLKDLEREKDSLWAGLQVLEQARLWYRRILEDNRARQANVCTRAGARAKEWGGEVWGGAGASSCLLRSQMQRVNGSLGSLMSKPDVTSCPSSPKRDGVEVSDSELRWQNTVLVQTATEPSRPWVPALC, encoded by the exons ATGGCCTGCCCGCAGTGCCCGGCCCCTGGGTCCTACACCTCGGTCATTATCCCTCTCCGGAGCAGCATCTACAGCCTTGACGCCCTACGCTTCTACCTATGG ATAAAGAGGCTGAAGGACTTGGAAAGGGAGAAGGACTCTCTGTGGGCCGGGCTGCAGGTTCTGGAGCAAGCCCGGCTCTGGTACCGACGCATACTGGAGGACAACAGAGCCAGGCAGGCTAACGTGTGCACCAGGGCTGGGGCTAGGGCAAAGGAGTGGGGAGGAGAGGTGTGGGGAGGAGCG GGGGCGTCATCGTGCCTCCTGAGGTCTCAGATGCAGAGGGTGAATGGATCTTTGGGTAGTCTGATGAGTAAGCCCGACGTAACCAGCTGTCCCTCCTCTCCAAAGAGGGACGGGGTGGAAGTATCAGACAGTGAGCTACGGTGGCAGAACACGGTGCTGGTACAG ACTGCCACTGAACCATCAAGGCCCTGGGTACCAGCACTCTGCTAA